One Sphingopyxis macrogoltabida genomic region harbors:
- a CDS encoding CocE/NonD family hydrolase, which produces MGHDQVRKPETEFFGIKVGESSVIDALGLHAEWFAFTMEDGPRPAFLQKKVAYYVMGADKWRYADTLGAVTARHDVLYPGSGENPVRAYRAGTLGPKPAGKDEPDHYVHDARDLGALLLELSQTQSHLVDQTALLTDTANKLVYQSAPFEKDTEVSGVFKFAAWIAIDQPDTDFLVSIHDIAPDGTSIFLTHTRMRALSRRAADREADRYQGAAAL; this is translated from the coding sequence GTGGGGCACGATCAGGTGCGCAAGCCCGAGACCGAGTTCTTCGGGATCAAGGTCGGCGAGAGCAGCGTCATCGACGCGCTCGGGCTGCACGCCGAGTGGTTCGCCTTCACGATGGAGGACGGCCCGCGGCCCGCATTCCTGCAGAAGAAGGTCGCCTATTATGTCATGGGCGCCGACAAGTGGCGCTATGCCGATACGCTGGGCGCCGTCACCGCGCGCCACGATGTGTTGTATCCCGGCTCCGGCGAAAATCCGGTGAGGGCCTATCGCGCCGGAACACTCGGGCCGAAGCCGGCGGGCAAGGACGAACCCGATCATTATGTCCATGATGCGCGCGATCTGGGTGCGCTGTTGCTCGAGCTGTCGCAGACCCAGTCGCACCTCGTCGACCAGACCGCGCTGCTCACCGACACGGCGAACAAGCTGGTGTACCAGAGCGCGCCGTTCGAGAAGGACACCGAGGTCAGCGGCGTGTTCAAATTCGCGGCGTGGATCGCGATCGACCAGCCCGACACCGACTTCCTCGTTTCGATCCACGACATCGCGCCCGACGGCACCAGCATATTCCTGACCCACACAAGGATGCGCGCGCTATCGCGAAGGGCTGCGGACCGAGAAGCTGATCGATACCAAGGCGCCGCTGCGCTATGA
- a CDS encoding alpha/beta hydrolase-fold protein, which yields MTASPTGASRQVTGASTTFRCRSAAGPDLDALNAMGLPALGDGDTGGLDDLLQIIEREVKPLVRDIVPVDADKEVLFGHSLGGMAVVHAAFVNPDAYDVFIASNPSIW from the coding sequence ATGACGGCGTCCCCGACTGGCGCGTCGCGCCAAGTTACCGGCGCCTCCACGACCTTTCGCTGCCGGTCCGCGGCCGGGCCCGATCTCGATGCGCTGAATGCGATGGGGCTGCCGGCGCTGGGCGATGGCGATACCGGCGGGCTCGATGACCTGCTGCAGATCATCGAACGGGAGGTGAAGCCGCTGGTGCGCGATATCGTGCCGGTCGATGCGGACAAGGAAGTGCTGTTCGGGCACTCGCTTGGCGGCATGGCGGTTGTCCATGCCGCGTTCGTCAATCCCGATGCCTATGACGTGTTTATCGCGTCGAACCCGTCGATCTGGTGA
- a CDS encoding N-acetylmuramidase domain-containing protein, whose translation MNLRDLQLWLNAHGASLVVDGLPGPATRSAILNLFINRSAPAVTSQDIAQIAARLGGTPRQVAAVAKVESAGGGWDDAGRLKCLYERHYFWKRLRILIPVLSNPTPGGYTIDADRDGIKDSWEKVADAAMRSPIAAFESASWGKFQIMGAHASADPKRRDQVVYQGNAVEFVWWLTRSERNHYEALARFIEVNGLRGAFQRLSTNPDDCRAFARGYNGGGYEKGYHRKLAEAMA comes from the coding sequence ATGAACCTGCGAGACCTTCAGCTATGGCTCAACGCCCACGGCGCCAGCCTCGTCGTCGACGGCCTTCCTGGTCCGGCAACGCGCTCGGCTATTCTCAACCTTTTTATCAATCGCAGCGCGCCGGCGGTCACGTCGCAAGATATTGCGCAGATTGCCGCACGCCTTGGCGGAACGCCCCGCCAGGTCGCAGCGGTCGCCAAGGTCGAAAGCGCTGGTGGTGGCTGGGACGATGCCGGGCGGTTGAAATGCCTCTACGAGCGCCACTATTTCTGGAAGCGACTGCGCATCCTGATTCCGGTCCTGTCGAACCCGACCCCGGGCGGCTATACGATCGACGCGGATCGCGACGGCATCAAAGATAGTTGGGAGAAAGTCGCGGACGCGGCTATGCGCTCGCCCATTGCCGCGTTTGAAAGCGCGAGTTGGGGCAAGTTCCAGATCATGGGCGCCCACGCCAGCGCCGATCCGAAGCGCCGCGATCAGGTCGTCTATCAGGGAAATGCGGTTGAGTTCGTCTGGTGGCTCACCCGCTCAGAGCGCAACCATTATGAGGCGCTGGCACGCTTCATCGAAGTGAACGGTCTGCGAGGGGCTTTTCAGCGCCTGTCGACGAACCCTGACGACTGCCGGGCCTTTGCGCGCGGTTACAATGGCGGGGGCTATGAGAAGGGCTATCACCGGAAACTGGCGGAGGCGATGGCATGA